Proteins encoded within one genomic window of Thiothrix litoralis:
- a CDS encoding DUF302 domain-containing protein, translated as MANPRGACIQTSASSVYPILATDWQELVKERGLNVFARIDHAAGAAKIGKTLRPTELLTFGNPQGGTPFMECAQTVAIDQVARQTPSFRSGRIARVAKPPYVRSV; from the coding sequence ATGGCTAATCCAAGGGGCGCTTGCATCCAAACGAGTGCAAGCAGCGTATATCCCATACTGGCGACTGATTGGCAGGAGCTGGTGAAAGAGCGTGGTTTGAACGTCTTCGCCCGCATTGACCATGCTGCGGGGGCTGCCAAAATCGGCAAAACCCTCCGCCCCACCGAACTGCTGACTTTTGGCAATCCGCAAGGCGGCACACCCTTCATGGAATGTGCGCAAACGGTTGCCATTGATCAGGTTGCGCGGCAAACCCCGTCCTTCAGGTCGGGGAGGATAGCGCGGGTGGCGAAGCCGCCCTATGTTCGGAGTGTTTAG
- a CDS encoding polysaccharide biosynthesis tyrosine autokinase codes for MKIAFIAIKGIDRIGGVETYTVELGKRLVDAGHQVIVYTAKTPAHPVPFYYQGMRVIPLSTIHHKYFEKMVLVIHASLHQFSVKGIDVVHYHAVGPSLFSFLPRLIGRYTVFQSHGHEWERSSWNGLARLFFHVSEKLTFWFANDATAVSRTLQQYYQQKYGKNVTYIPTGITPRLHPAVLNKIARYGVTPGSYILYVGRLSLEKRVHDLIQAYQQLQQPRVKLVIVGSARAQDPYAAELKALASGNPDILFTGAVYGEELAEWYDNAYVYVLPSQMEGLPITLLEAMSLGRCCIASDIDANTEALDGKGILFPTGDTAALRDRLQEALDDPARVQQIGTTLYQHVLNHYTWTLVTDQFIRFYQKALPAAVNKGTVTIMKGNGTSIPHYPANTVESARNAPHLVLADPAPGRDYTAYATPPKIPLSHYWSTLRQNTGPILLTTALISALMLGLAWLTNPTYTAKSSVKIETTSPKLLEYDVDTARPPSYIDENIFYNTQYKMLRSRDLATEVIDKLGIRDTLLQERGFKDPAYWLIDPVKAIVADIRKLLPGSERAAWDTPEITAEELFLEHLTINPVRNSRIIDIHFTSTNPIMARNVVQGMTDTFVDLQQRGKQAAAEQATQFLDKQINEARDKLQTSEAALIRYARNKNIVDTNSDEPIIAKNLEALSSAHMAAKEKRIQTQSLYHSKGKVAGSLNVDDSPLIQEHKKELGKLQSTYLANLELFKPNYPAMLSLQEQINSREALIAKESTHIRSDTAINLKASYEAAMSEERKLDGEIKLLEKQLLQFRDDSIGYANLKRDVETGRSLYDGLLQRVKEINVVETAQTGSISVVDKAILPSRKDGPSYAKYLLLGLLSGLFLSALAVMLRETLQPKIRLTEDLQEIGGKYQVLHSLPYSKALLNRSQAELLKQQPDQIWVDALRYLKTSLVLANNGRFPQILHITSPLPGEGKSTTAVNLALMLANTGNKVLLIDADLRKPTIHKHLELDNSYGLTHYLTGTARESPLTRVKGSRLLFVICAGPAVPDPVEALSGAHMQTLLDKSREVFDYVIVDAPPILGMADSLLLANRSDGTLLIVANNRSSKQDVRTAIDCLEKSHGKILGLVQNMVPNKANSTSNYSDGRSMIVHA; via the coding sequence TTGAAAATCGCATTCATTGCCATCAAAGGGATTGACCGCATTGGCGGTGTCGAAACCTATACGGTAGAGCTGGGAAAAAGGCTGGTGGACGCAGGGCATCAGGTCATTGTGTACACGGCGAAAACCCCGGCACACCCTGTCCCGTTTTACTATCAGGGGATGCGGGTTATTCCGTTATCCACCATTCACCATAAATATTTTGAAAAAATGGTGCTGGTTATCCATGCTAGCCTGCACCAGTTCTCGGTAAAGGGTATTGACGTGGTGCACTACCATGCCGTCGGCCCCAGCCTGTTTTCGTTCCTGCCGCGCCTAATCGGGCGTTACACCGTTTTCCAGAGCCACGGGCATGAATGGGAACGCAGTTCGTGGAACGGGCTGGCACGGCTGTTTTTCCATGTGTCGGAAAAGCTCACCTTCTGGTTTGCCAATGACGCTACGGCGGTTTCCCGTACTCTCCAGCAGTATTACCAGCAAAAGTATGGCAAAAACGTTACCTACATCCCGACTGGCATTACGCCGCGCTTACACCCGGCGGTACTCAACAAAATTGCCCGTTACGGCGTCACCCCTGGCAGTTACATCCTCTACGTCGGGCGCTTGTCGCTAGAAAAGCGGGTACATGACCTGATTCAGGCATACCAGCAACTGCAACAGCCGCGTGTCAAACTGGTCATCGTCGGTAGCGCCCGCGCCCAAGACCCTTACGCCGCCGAACTGAAAGCACTGGCATCCGGCAATCCCGACATTCTGTTCACGGGCGCGGTGTATGGCGAGGAACTGGCGGAGTGGTACGACAACGCTTACGTGTACGTGCTGCCCTCGCAGATGGAAGGTTTGCCCATCACCCTGCTGGAAGCCATGAGCCTGGGGCGTTGCTGCATTGCCAGCGATATTGACGCCAATACGGAAGCACTGGACGGCAAAGGCATCCTGTTCCCAACAGGCGATACCGCCGCATTACGCGACCGTCTGCAAGAGGCGCTTGATGACCCGGCACGGGTGCAACAGATCGGCACAACCCTGTATCAGCACGTCCTCAACCATTACACCTGGACACTGGTCACTGACCAGTTCATCCGGTTTTACCAAAAAGCACTTCCCGCAGCAGTTAATAAAGGCACTGTCACCATCATGAAAGGCAACGGCACATCCATCCCCCATTACCCTGCCAACACCGTTGAATCAGCCCGTAATGCCCCACATTTGGTACTGGCAGACCCAGCACCGGGACGTGATTACACCGCGTATGCGACGCCACCCAAAATCCCGCTGTCACATTATTGGAGCACCTTGCGCCAGAATACCGGGCCGATCCTGCTGACAACCGCGCTGATCAGTGCCCTGATGCTGGGGTTGGCATGGCTGACCAACCCGACCTACACCGCCAAAAGCAGTGTCAAGATCGAAACCACCTCGCCCAAACTGTTGGAATACGATGTGGATACGGCTCGCCCGCCGTCCTACATTGACGAAAACATTTTCTATAACACCCAGTACAAAATGCTGCGTAGCCGCGATCTGGCCACCGAAGTCATCGACAAGCTGGGCATCCGCGACACCCTGCTGCAAGAACGCGGCTTCAAAGACCCCGCTTACTGGCTGATTGACCCTGTAAAAGCCATCGTAGCAGACATCCGCAAACTATTACCCGGCAGTGAACGAGCCGCTTGGGATACCCCGGAAATAACCGCTGAGGAACTTTTTCTGGAACACCTAACCATCAACCCGGTCAGGAATTCACGCATCATTGACATCCATTTCACCTCAACCAACCCGATCATGGCGCGAAATGTCGTACAAGGTATGACCGATACTTTCGTGGACTTGCAACAACGTGGCAAGCAGGCAGCAGCGGAGCAAGCCACCCAATTCCTTGACAAGCAAATCAATGAAGCACGCGACAAACTGCAAACCAGTGAAGCCGCCCTGATCCGTTACGCCCGTAATAAAAACATCGTCGACACCAACTCAGATGAACCCATCATTGCCAAAAATCTGGAGGCACTCAGCAGCGCTCACATGGCAGCCAAGGAAAAGCGCATTCAAACCCAAAGTTTGTACCACAGCAAAGGTAAAGTGGCAGGCTCCTTGAATGTGGACGATAGCCCACTGATTCAGGAACACAAAAAGGAACTGGGTAAACTACAAAGCACCTATTTGGCGAACCTTGAGCTATTCAAACCCAATTACCCAGCCATGCTCTCCCTGCAAGAACAAATTAACAGCCGTGAAGCCCTGATTGCCAAGGAAAGCACCCATATCCGTTCAGACACAGCCATCAACCTCAAAGCCTCCTATGAAGCCGCGATGTCAGAAGAGCGCAAGCTGGACGGCGAGATCAAACTACTGGAAAAACAATTGCTGCAATTCCGCGATGACAGCATCGGCTATGCCAACCTCAAGCGCGACGTGGAAACCGGGCGCAGCCTCTACGACGGTTTGTTACAACGCGTTAAAGAAATCAATGTCGTGGAAACAGCCCAAACCGGCAGCATTTCTGTCGTCGACAAAGCCATTTTACCCTCACGCAAAGATGGCCCCAGCTACGCCAAATACCTGTTACTTGGTTTGCTGTCCGGCCTGTTCCTCAGCGCATTGGCCGTCATGCTACGCGAAACTTTACAACCCAAAATACGCCTGACCGAAGACTTGCAGGAAATCGGCGGCAAATACCAAGTGCTGCACTCCCTGCCTTACAGCAAAGCACTCTTGAACCGCAGTCAAGCCGAATTGCTCAAGCAACAGCCCGACCAGATTTGGGTAGATGCACTGCGCTACCTGAAAACCTCGCTGGTACTCGCCAACAACGGACGCTTCCCGCAAATCCTGCACATCACCAGCCCCCTGCCGGGTGAAGGCAAAAGCACCACCGCCGTCAATCTGGCGCTGATGCTCGCCAACACCGGCAACAAGGTCTTACTGATTGATGCGGATTTGCGTAAACCTACCATCCATAAGCACCTAGAACTCGATAACAGCTACGGCCTGACCCATTACCTGACCGGCACTGCCCGCGAAAGCCCGCTGACACGGGTCAAAGGTTCACGCCTACTGTTTGTCATTTGTGCAGGCCCTGCCGTACCCGATCCGGTAGAAGCGCTGTCAGGAGCGCACATGCAAACCTTGCTGGATAAATCGCGGGAAGTGTTTGACTACGTGATTGTGGATGCCCCACCGATCCTCGGTATGGCCGACTCCCTGCTGCTCGCCAACCGCTCAGATGGAACCCTGCTGATTGTGGCCAACAACCGCTCCAGTAAACAGGACGTGCGCACCGCCATTGACTGTCTGGAAAAGAGCCATGGTAAAATATTGGGACTGGTACAAAACATGGTTCCCAACAAAGCTAACAGCACCAGCAACTACTCTGACGGGCGCAGCATGATCGTTCACGCCTAA
- a CDS encoding O-antigen ligase family protein, with product MRTVILGVFALHFIFLAYLNNVYVAGLPVRSFLILLAGGLVVMRDYTTLFRIGLASKVYLLLAMLGLVVSLANNVTPGNIANGELKLLQSYLMILVSFFVVEQFGFRTLGYLVVGIALPSALVGIMQALDVQFAWQVQGALAGIQNKELSDEIQSQITEALLRPPGLSLYAIPQTYMLLGALMLNLYLVLQNRYNPRFQMVAVVVGLILAGGIFASETRSAMGAALLMPALIYLFLFPARVIPATGLLVLLGGLAFVLLADKAGIDSRMISLDDASAAGRSTLYKYGTELFLRQPFGYGFNFDTVEYAVQYFVNDQNLFNYDPSEKAHFIVPVHNSILNLVHTFGFAGVFLLVYYVYRLIAGSWYRAVFILGAFVNSLFHNAGILSNDLFMDMVIAVMLYELYRQNTAASGTAVSAR from the coding sequence ATGCGTACTGTTATTTTGGGGGTGTTTGCCCTGCATTTCATTTTTTTGGCCTACCTGAACAATGTGTATGTGGCGGGCTTGCCGGTTAGGTCGTTCCTGATTCTATTGGCGGGTGGGCTGGTGGTGATGCGTGATTATACGACGCTGTTTCGGATAGGGTTGGCCAGCAAGGTCTATCTGTTGCTGGCGATGCTGGGCTTGGTGGTGTCACTCGCGAATAACGTTACCCCCGGTAATATTGCCAATGGCGAGCTGAAGCTGTTGCAGTCGTATTTGATGATTTTGGTGAGCTTTTTTGTGGTGGAGCAATTCGGTTTCCGCACGCTGGGGTATCTGGTGGTAGGGATTGCGTTGCCTTCGGCGCTGGTGGGGATTATGCAGGCGTTGGATGTGCAGTTTGCGTGGCAAGTGCAAGGTGCTTTGGCGGGTATTCAGAACAAGGAGCTCAGCGATGAAATCCAGTCGCAGATTACCGAAGCCTTGCTGCGTCCGCCCGGTTTGAGTTTGTATGCGATTCCACAAACTTATATGCTGCTGGGGGCGTTAATGCTTAACCTGTATCTGGTGCTTCAGAACCGTTATAACCCGCGTTTCCAGATGGTGGCTGTGGTGGTGGGGTTGATTCTGGCGGGGGGGATTTTTGCGTCGGAAACCCGTTCGGCAATGGGGGCGGCTTTGCTGATGCCTGCGTTGATTTACCTGTTTCTATTTCCGGCGCGGGTGATTCCGGCGACGGGTTTGTTGGTGTTGTTGGGTGGGCTTGCCTTTGTGTTGCTGGCGGACAAGGCGGGGATCGATTCCCGGATGATCAGTCTGGATGATGCTTCGGCAGCCGGGCGTAGTACCTTGTATAAATACGGCACTGAACTGTTCTTGCGCCAGCCGTTTGGCTATGGTTTTAATTTCGATACGGTTGAGTACGCGGTGCAATATTTCGTGAATGATCAGAACCTGTTCAATTATGATCCCAGTGAGAAAGCGCACTTTATCGTGCCGGTACACAATTCCATTCTCAATCTGGTGCATACCTTCGGGTTTGCCGGGGTGTTTTTGCTGGTCTACTACGTGTATCGGTTGATCGCGGGCAGTTGGTATCGGGCGGTGTTTATACTGGGCGCTTTTGTGAACTCCCTTTTTCATAATGCGGGGATTCTGAGTAACGACCTGTTCATGGATATGGTGATTGCGGTGATGTTGTATGAGCTGTACCGGCAAAACACCGCTGCTTCTGGGACAGCAGTGTCTGCGAGGTAA
- a CDS encoding NifB/NifX family molybdenum-iron cluster-binding protein: MKIGVTSQNLRTITGHASKARSFLVYESVGGEPLQAVEPIELSMDMSIHAWDKRGDHPLLVLDYLITGPCGKSFINQMKQYGVRVKTTDETDPLVAVQQLLATVTPWASKPAPTGL; this comes from the coding sequence ATGAAAATCGGCGTTACCAGTCAGAATTTGCGTACCATTACCGGGCACGCCAGCAAAGCGCGGAGTTTTTTGGTGTATGAATCGGTTGGCGGGGAACCCCTCCAAGCGGTCGAGCCGATTGAGTTGTCGATGGATATGTCGATCCACGCCTGGGACAAACGCGGTGATCACCCGCTGTTGGTGCTGGATTATTTGATCACCGGACCTTGCGGAAAAAGTTTCATCAATCAGATGAAGCAATACGGCGTGCGGGTAAAAACCACTGATGAAACAGACCCCTTGGTGGCAGTACAGCAGTTATTGGCGACGGTGACGCCTTGGGCGAGCAAGCCTGCACCGACGGGTTTATAA
- the bufA1 gene encoding BufA1 family periplasmic bufferin-type metallophore, whose product MNINKPVMAAALMALGMAATSGTLFAADMAADGAKAADAKVEMEHCGGLVKAGMNDCGANGHACAGQAKADSDPKEFIALPKGTCEKIAGGIVLSEDKKAM is encoded by the coding sequence ATGAATATCAACAAACCAGTAATGGCTGCGGCACTGATGGCTTTAGGCATGGCTGCAACGTCCGGCACACTGTTCGCTGCTGACATGGCGGCTGACGGAGCCAAAGCGGCGGATGCCAAAGTCGAAATGGAACATTGCGGTGGCCTGGTTAAGGCTGGCATGAATGATTGCGGCGCAAATGGACATGCGTGCGCGGGTCAGGCCAAAGCTGATAGCGATCCGAAAGAGTTCATCGCACTGCCTAAAGGAACGTGTGAAAAAATTGCAGGCGGCATTGTGTTGTCAGAAGACAAAAAAGCCATGTAA
- a CDS encoding RNA-guided endonuclease InsQ/TnpB family protein: MQRLQAFKYELMPNSETQRQLRRFAGSCRFVYNKALALQQANHEAGEKFIGYVAMAKHLDFPRFKRKGSGDSFRYPDPKQIKLDPDNSRIFLPKLGWIRYRNSRDVLGELRNVTVSSKGGKWFVSIQTQREVELPATPATTAIGIDLGIAHFATLSDGQYIEPRNSFKNKQAKLAKYQRRMAHKQKFSSNWKKAKANVQKIHTQIANARRDFLHKATTTLSQNHAFVFIEDLQVRNMSKSAAGTVENPGKKVSQKSGLNKAILDQG, translated from the coding sequence ATGCAACGACTACAAGCCTTCAAATACGAACTCATGCCCAATAGTGAAACACAGCGTCAACTACGCCGTTTTGCTGGGTCATGCCGCTTCGTGTACAACAAGGCATTAGCGTTGCAGCAAGCCAATCATGAAGCGGGTGAAAAATTCATCGGTTACGTGGCAATGGCAAAACACCTTGATTTCCCCCGCTTCAAGCGTAAAGGCAGCGGTGACAGTTTCCGTTACCCCGACCCCAAACAAATCAAGCTCGACCCAGACAATAGCCGAATTTTTCTGCCAAAACTCGGCTGGATACGCTACCGCAATAGCCGCGATGTGTTGGGAGAACTACGCAATGTCACGGTTTCCAGCAAAGGCGGCAAATGGTTTGTCAGCATCCAAACCCAGCGCGAAGTGGAATTGCCAGCCACACCCGCAACCACTGCTATCGGTATTGACCTTGGGATAGCGCATTTTGCGACGCTCTCCGACGGCCAGTACATCGAACCACGCAACAGCTTCAAGAACAAACAAGCGAAACTCGCCAAATACCAACGGCGCATGGCGCACAAACAAAAGTTCAGCAGCAACTGGAAAAAAGCCAAAGCCAACGTTCAAAAAATTCACACGCAAATCGCCAACGCCCGCCGCGATTTCCTGCACAAGGCGACGACCACGCTCAGCCAAAACCACGCGTTCGTGTTCATCGAAGATTTGCAGGTACGGAATATGTCGAAGTCAGCGGCTGGTACAGTAGAAAACCCCGGCAAGAAGGTTTCCCAGAAATCCGGCTTAAACAAAGCCATTCTCGACCAAGGCTAG
- the mog gene encoding molybdopterin adenylyltransferase produces the protein MTQAVARIGILTISDRASRGEYEDKGGPAISEWFNRVLTSPWEAVARVIPDEQPGIEAALRELSDVQGCSLIVTTGGTGPALRDVTPEATEAVCSKLMPGFGELMRTASLKFVPTAILSRQTAGIRGRSLIVNLPGKPSAIDDCLQAVFPAIPYCLDLIEAAYLEADPSQCKAFRPAHAKPR, from the coding sequence ATGACACAGGCTGTTGCACGCATTGGCATTTTGACGATTTCCGACCGCGCCAGCCGGGGCGAATACGAAGACAAGGGTGGCCCCGCCATCAGCGAATGGTTCAACCGGGTGCTGACCAGCCCGTGGGAAGCGGTTGCCCGTGTGATTCCCGATGAACAGCCCGGTATTGAGGCTGCGTTGCGTGAACTGAGTGATGTGCAAGGTTGCAGCCTGATTGTCACGACAGGCGGCACAGGCCCCGCCTTGCGTGATGTGACGCCGGAAGCAACCGAAGCGGTATGCAGCAAGCTGATGCCTGGGTTTGGCGAGTTGATGCGCACGGCTTCGCTGAAGTTTGTGCCGACGGCTATCCTGTCGCGCCAGACCGCTGGCATCCGGGGACGCAGTTTGATTGTTAATTTACCGGGCAAGCCTTCCGCAATTGATGACTGCTTGCAAGCGGTATTCCCAGCAATTCCGTATTGCCTTGATTTGATTGAAGCGGCGTATCTGGAAGCTGACCCGTCGCAATGCAAGGCGTTCCGCCCGGCTCATGCGAAACCGCGTTAA
- the tnpA gene encoding IS200/IS605 family transposase, with amino-acid sequence MSNDNDIRHGRHCVFRIHVHLVFVTKYRRDVFTKAILDDLRGIFSSVCTDFEAELLEFDGEDDHVHLLVNYPPKVAVSALVNSLKGVSSRVIRKKNYPNLHKKLWRGALWSPSYFAGSCGGAPISLIRQYIEQQQTPH; translated from the coding sequence ATGAGTAATGACAACGACATTAGGCATGGAAGACATTGTGTTTTTAGAATACATGTTCACTTGGTATTTGTGACAAAATACCGCAGAGATGTATTTACCAAAGCCATACTGGATGACTTGCGTGGTATTTTTTCCAGCGTGTGTACCGACTTTGAAGCGGAATTGCTGGAATTCGATGGCGAGGATGACCATGTTCACCTACTGGTAAACTATCCGCCAAAAGTGGCAGTCTCGGCTTTGGTCAATAGTTTAAAGGGGGTTTCTAGCCGAGTGATACGCAAGAAAAATTACCCTAACCTCCATAAGAAACTCTGGCGCGGTGCTTTATGGTCGCCCAGTTATTTTGCGGGTAGCTGTGGCGGTGCCCCTATTTCTCTCATTCGCCAATACATTGAGCAGCAGCAGACACCACACTAA
- a CDS encoding DoxX family protein, whose protein sequence is MKNPITLPSFLMGECWPLDSFLKPLTLLGFRLYVAWAFFASGLTKIQSWSSTLYLFQDEYHVPLLSPELAAYLGTAAELVLPVLLIVGLLSRPAALALFVFNIVAVVSYPYLWTIDGAGGFWQHVVWGAMIWIVFVFGPGKLSLDYPLSQYLRQRYG, encoded by the coding sequence ATGAAAAACCCAATAACACTGCCTAGTTTCCTAATGGGTGAATGCTGGCCTTTGGACAGTTTTCTGAAACCCTTGACCCTGTTGGGTTTTCGCCTGTATGTGGCATGGGCATTTTTTGCCTCCGGCCTGACCAAGATCCAGAGTTGGTCGAGTACGCTTTACCTGTTTCAGGATGAATACCACGTCCCGCTGTTGTCACCTGAACTGGCTGCCTATCTGGGGACAGCGGCGGAACTGGTCTTGCCGGTACTGCTAATCGTGGGTTTACTATCACGCCCGGCAGCGTTGGCACTCTTCGTATTCAACATCGTGGCGGTCGTCTCCTATCCTTACCTGTGGACGATAGATGGCGCAGGTGGCTTCTGGCAGCATGTCGTGTGGGGTGCAATGATCTGGATCGTGTTTGTATTCGGGCCGGGTAAGTTGTCGCTGGATTACCCTCTGAGCCAATATTTGCGGCAGCGGTACGGCTAG
- the bufB gene encoding MNIO family bufferin maturase, whose translation MNLNTTINHPVSGCGVGLRPQHIDQITDTKPAIPWLEILTDNYLLPGSVQQDYLFEIAEHYPLTFHGVGMSLGSTDPLNSEYFKRVKALVERVNPAWVSDHLCWTSVHGLVTHDLIPLPYTEETIRHAASRIRQAQDMLGRRLVIENVSSYLQYQQSTMSEWDFLCAVAEEADCHILLDVNNIYVSACNHDFAPLDYLNAIPVERVQEIHLAGYEDRGTHLLDTHGYPVSDAVWELYAQAIQRLGAIPTLIEWDNNVPELGTLLTEARKAAEVQAHALA comes from the coding sequence ATGAACCTAAACACAACGATCAACCACCCCGTCAGCGGCTGCGGGGTGGGCTTGCGCCCCCAGCACATTGACCAGATTACGGATACCAAGCCCGCCATTCCTTGGCTGGAAATTCTCACCGACAATTACCTGTTACCCGGCAGTGTGCAGCAGGATTACCTGTTTGAAATCGCCGAACATTACCCGCTGACCTTTCACGGTGTTGGCATGTCGCTAGGCTCAACTGACCCGCTGAATAGCGAATACTTTAAGCGCGTCAAAGCCTTGGTTGAGCGCGTGAACCCGGCATGGGTTTCCGACCACCTGTGTTGGACATCGGTACACGGGCTGGTAACGCACGACCTGATCCCCTTGCCTTACACCGAGGAAACCATCCGCCATGCCGCCAGTCGTATCCGTCAGGCGCAAGACATGCTGGGGCGCAGGCTGGTCATCGAAAACGTTTCCAGTTACCTGCAATACCAGCAGTCAACCATGAGTGAATGGGATTTCCTGTGCGCCGTGGCGGAAGAAGCCGATTGCCATATCCTGCTCGACGTGAACAACATTTACGTGAGTGCCTGCAACCATGATTTTGCCCCGCTGGATTACTTGAACGCGATTCCTGTAGAACGGGTGCAAGAAATCCACCTCGCGGGCTATGAAGATCGGGGTACACACTTGCTGGATACCCACGGCTACCCGGTCAGCGATGCGGTATGGGAATTGTATGCGCAAGCCATCCAGCGGCTGGGTGCAATCCCCACCCTGATTGAATGGGACAACAACGTGCCGGAACTCGGCACTCTACTGACCGAAGCCCGTAAAGCAGCAGAGGTACAAGCCCATGCCCTTGCCTGA
- a CDS encoding RtcB family protein, with protein MPISFMLNKGKVPVKIFTDDVDSGSLTQLGNLSQLPFIHSHIAAMPDVHHGIGATVGSVIPTRGAIIPAAVGVDIGCGMNAVRLSLKAHDLPDNLYNIRSAIEQRVPTGFDEHVRPTLNGSTLNNMGKHLDVITDKHPGLVKMLKNFHRQWGKQLGTLGGGNHFIELCLDESDDVWVMLHSGSRGVGNAIGRYFIEKAKKDVGRELGQLPDKDLAYFTEGTQHFDDYVEAVGWAQDYATVNRREMMRLVLDALQRSKALPAFTTTREAINCHHNYVQKEEHFGAEVYLTRKGAISAQLGQLGIIPGSMGAKSYIVRGLGNAQSFCSCSHGAGRRMSRTEAKRRFNTLDLEAQTKGIECRKDKGVVDEIPGAYKDIDVVMQNQSDLVEVVHTLRQVICVKG; from the coding sequence ATGCCTATCAGTTTTATGCTCAACAAGGGCAAAGTTCCGGTCAAGATTTTCACCGACGATGTGGACAGCGGCTCGCTGACACAATTGGGGAATTTGTCGCAACTGCCCTTCATCCACAGCCACATTGCGGCGATGCCAGACGTGCATCACGGCATTGGTGCGACCGTGGGTTCAGTGATTCCCACACGCGGCGCGATTATTCCGGCGGCGGTGGGGGTCGATATTGGTTGTGGGATGAATGCGGTGCGTTTGTCACTCAAAGCCCACGACTTGCCCGATAACTTGTACAACATCCGCAGCGCGATTGAACAGCGCGTACCCACGGGTTTTGATGAACACGTGCGCCCCACCCTCAACGGTTCTACCCTCAATAACATGGGGAAGCATCTGGATGTGATTACCGACAAGCACCCCGGTCTGGTGAAAATGTTGAAAAACTTTCACCGCCAATGGGGTAAGCAACTCGGCACACTCGGCGGCGGCAACCATTTCATTGAGCTGTGCCTCGACGAAAGCGACGACGTGTGGGTCATGCTGCATTCTGGCAGTCGCGGGGTAGGTAACGCCATCGGGCGCTATTTCATCGAAAAGGCCAAAAAGGATGTGGGTCGCGAATTGGGTCAACTCCCTGACAAGGATTTAGCCTACTTCACCGAAGGCACGCAGCATTTCGACGATTACGTGGAAGCGGTCGGCTGGGCGCAGGATTACGCCACGGTCAACCGCCGCGAAATGATGCGCTTGGTGCTGGATGCCTTGCAACGTAGCAAAGCTTTGCCCGCATTCACTACCACCCGCGAAGCGATCAACTGCCACCACAACTACGTGCAAAAGGAAGAGCACTTCGGTGCGGAAGTCTACCTGACTCGCAAGGGTGCCATCAGTGCACAACTGGGGCAGCTCGGCATTATTCCCGGCAGCATGGGCGCGAAATCCTACATCGTGCGCGGCTTGGGTAATGCGCAATCGTTCTGCTCGTGCTCGCACGGTGCGGGGCGACGCATGAGCCGCACCGAGGCTAAACGGCGTTTCAACACCCTCGATCTGGAAGCGCAGACCAAGGGTATCGAATGCCGCAAGGACAAAGGCGTGGTCGATGAAATTCCCGGCGCGTACAAAGACATCGACGTGGTGATGCAGAACCAAAGCGATCTGGTCGAGGTCGTACATACACTGCGTCAAGTCATTTGCGTGAAAGGTTAA